GCGGCGAGCGCGGTGAGCTTCTTCATGGCAAGTGCAACGAGAGCCGCCCCCGGCCGGTCACGTGCATTGCTCCGGCGGGGGCGGCCGACGGTCGGTCAGGAGGTGTGCACCCGCAGGCTGCTGATGCTGTTGCTGACGAAGGAGGCGATCGGCTTCGGCTCCTCCCCCTCGGCCAGCCGCAGGCCGGGGAAGCGGGCGAACAGCTCGCGCAGCGCGGTCTCGGCCTCCAGCCGGGCCAGCGCGGAGCCGATGCAGAAGTGCGGCCCGTGCCCGAGCGAGAGGTGCCGGGCCTCCCGGGTGAGGTCGAAGCGGTCCGCCTCCGGGTAGTGGTCGGCGTCCCGCCCGGCCGCCGCGTAGGAGGCGAGCATGGCCTCGCCGGCCCGGATCACCAGGTCGCCGAGCCGGATGTCCTCGGTCGCGTAGCGCATCGGGAACTGGCCGACCGGGCTGTCCCAGCGCAGCGTCTCCTCGACCACCGCGGACCAGCCCACCTCGCCGTCGAGCACCAGTCGCAGCTGCTCGGGGTGGGTGAGCAGGGCGCGGACGGCGTTGCAGATCAGGTTGAGGGTGGTCTCGTGGCCGGCCACCACCAGCTGCAGCAGGGTGCCGATCAGCTCCGCCTCGCTGAGCCGGTCCTGCTCCTCGCGGGCGGCGATCAGCGCGGTGGTGAGGTCGTCGGCGGGCTCGGCCCGCTTGGCGGCGACCACCCCGGCCAGCAGCGCGTTCAGCTCGCGGGCGGCGGCGGCGCCCGCGCCGGGAGTGGCCGAGGAGGAGACCACGGTGTTGGACAGCTCGTGCAGCCGGTCCTGCTCGTCCTTGCTGAGCCCGAGGAAGGTGCCGATCACGTGCATCGGCAGCGGGTACGCGAAGGCGGAGCGCAGGTCGACCGCGCCGTCGGCCGCGGCGACCCCGTCCAGCAGCTCGGCGACCAGCTGCTCGATCGCCGGGGCCAGCGCGGCGATCCGGCGCGGCGTGAGGGCCTGCGAGACCAGCCCGCGCAGCCGCCGGTGGTCGGTCCCGTCGGAGGTGGTCATGCCCGGCACGGTGATGAACGTCATCAGCGGCCAGCCCTCGGGGAGACGGCCCTCGCGGAACAGGCTCCAGTGCTCGGCGCTCTTGGCGACCCGGGGATCGGCCAGCAGTTCCTGCAGGGTGTCGTGGCGGGCTATCGCCCAGACCACCACGCCGCCAGGGAGTTCAACCAGCGCCGCCGGTCCGGCCGCCCGGAGCTGCTCGTTCTCGGCGTGCTGGCCGGCTCCGAGCGGGTCGAGTCTGCGGGGCCGGAGCTGCTCTGCGGTGATGTCCATGGGGTCCTCTCGGGCGTGGCGGTGCGGGTCGGTACGAAGGCGCTGTACAGCACCGGGAGGCTGACCAGGGCGCGCGACCAGGGGGACGGGCGCCACTTCAACTCGTGGGCGGGAACCGCGAGCTGCAGGTCGGGGAGGCAGTGCAGCAGGGTCTCGATCGCGGTCTCGACGATCAGCCGGGCCGGGTCCTGGGCGGGGCAGACGTGCCGGCCCGAACCCCACGCGAGGTGGGCCCGGTTGCCGGCGATGCCGTCCGGGCCGTGCACCGACGGGTCGTCGTTGGCGCCGGCCAGGCCCTGCACCAGCATGTCGCCCGCACTGATGTACTGACCGCCCAGCACGGTGTCCGTCACCGCCCACCGGCCGGGGAAGTTCTGCACCGGCGGGTCGCGCCAGAGCACCTCGTCCAGGGCGTCGGCGACGGTGGCCCGGCCGCCGGTCAGGGTGGTGCGGAAGCGGCGGTCGGTGAGCAGCAGCCGCACCGTGTTGCCGATCCAGTTGATGCACGGCTCGTTGCCCGCCACCAGGATCACCATCAGGTGGTGGACCACCTCCTCGTCGGTCAGCCCGACGGGGTGGGTGATCAGCCAGGACGCCAGGTCGGCGCCCGGCTCCACCCGGCGGCGCTGCACCAGGTCGGCGAGCAGCCCGAAGAACTCGGCGGCGGCGCGCTGCGAGTCCCGGCCGCTGTCCACCAGGCTGGTGATCAGCCCGACCAGGTGCGGGCCGTCCTCGGCGGGCAGGCCCAGCAGCCGGGTGAACACCAGCAGCGGCAGCCGCCGGGTGAACTGGCTGACCAGGTCCGCGGTGCCGTCCGGCCCCCAGCTCTCGATCAGCGCCAGCGCCGCGGCCTCGGTGGTCTCGCGCAGCCTCCGGTGGTCGATCCTGGCCAGCGTGTCGGCCACCGCGGTGCTCAGCCGCTGGTGCTCCGCGCCGTCCATGCTCTGCAGGGTCGGCCGCCACATGGTCATCGGCACCAGGTGCGAGTCGGGCCGCAGCCGGCCCTCCCGGTGCACCCGCCAGCGCCGCGAGTCCTTGGAGAACTGCTGCTCGTTGCGCGTCAGTTCGAGCAGCTCCGGGTAGCCGATCACCAGCCAGGCCTCGACCCCCGGCTCCAACTCGATCGGCGCCACCGGGCCGTGCTCGGCCCGCAGCCGGGCGTACAGCCGGTGCGGGTCCTCGGCGACCGCCGCGCCGTACAGCGGGGAGCCCTGCGGGCGGGCGTACGGGCAGCCCGCGGCCGCCGTCTGCTCGGGGACGGTCATGACGGCTCCAGGGTGCCCGCGTGCAGGTGCTCCACGAAGGCGACCAGCAGGTGGTGGGCGGCGTCGGCGTCGCGGACGTCGCAGGACAGGATCGGCACCCCGGGCAGCAGGTCGAGCGCGGCCCGCAGCTCCTCCTCGGGGTGGTCGGGGGTGTCGGGAAAGACGTTGACCGCCACCACGAACGGGATCCGCTGCTCCTCCAGCAGCCCGAGCACGTCGAAGCACTCCTCGATCCGCCGGGTGTCCACCAGCGCGATCGCCCCGAGCGCCCCGCGCGACAGGTCCTCCCACAGCGGCCAGAACCGCTGCTGGCCGGGCGTGCCGAACAGGTACAGCGCCAACTGCTCGCTGAGCGTGATCCGGCCGAAGTCGAGCGCCACCGTGGTGGTGGTCTTGTCCGGACGACCCGTCAGGTCGTCCACCCCGGCGCCCGCCGCGGTCATCGTCTCCTCGGTGCGCAGCGGCGCGATCTCGCTGAGCGAGGCCACCAGCGTGGTCTTGCCGACCCCGAACGGGCCGGTCACCAGGATCTTCACCGCCCCTTGGACGGTGGCCGGCAGGTACGAGGGTTCAACGGAGCTGACGGAGGCCAACGAGCACCTCCTCCAGCAGTGTGAGCGGGACCCGCTCGGCCTGCCGCACCGGCGGCAGCACCTGAACGGCCCCGAGGTCAAGGAGATCGCCGACCAGCACCTTCAGCACGCTGATCGGCAGGCCGAGGTGGGCCGCCACCTCGGCGATCGACAGCAGTTCCCGGCACATCGCCAGGATCGACTGCTGCTCGCGGTTGAGCGCCGTCGGATCGACCGCGGCCCCCGGCACGGTCCGCACCAGGCTCTCGAACTCCAGCACGTTGCGGCTGGCCCGGCTGCGCCCGCCGGTGATGACGTACGGCCGTACCGGCCCGCGCCTCACCGCAGGTCTCCAGCCGCGGCGTGCTCCTGCCGCGGCGCGACGCTCAGGTGGCTGCCGATCCGCTCGACCAGCATCTGCATCTGATAGGCCACCAGGCCCGCGTCCACCGACTCGCCGGCCACCACCGCCAGGTGGGTGCCCGCGCCGGCCGCGACCACGAACAGGTAGCCGCCGCCGTACTCGATGATGATCTGCCGGGTGGGGCCGTCACCGAACCCGCTCGCCACCCCCCGGGACAGCGACTGCAGTCCGGAGCAGGCGGCGGCCAGCCGCTCGGCGTCGTCCCGGCCGATCTGCGGGCTGCGGCCCATCTCCAGGCCGTCGTTGGACACCACGACGGCGTGCTGGACCTCGGGGACGGAGACGATGTCCGTCAGCATCCAGCCGAGATCAGGGTTGGTGGTCATGGGAGTCTCCCGAGCGCTGGGGCAGTTGGGGGGAAGCGGGGAATTCGTCGTGGCGGTCCGCGGCGGACCGCCGGTCCTGCTGCGCGGCCGAACGGCCGTCGGCGGTCCCGGACTGGAACAGCGACATGAAGGCCTGCGCCTCGCGCGCGGAGCGCGGCGGCACCGACGGCTCCACGGCCCGGAACGGCT
The DNA window shown above is from Streptomyces sp. TLI_171 and carries:
- a CDS encoding cytochrome P450 — encoded protein: MDITAEQLRPRRLDPLGAGQHAENEQLRAAGPAALVELPGGVVVWAIARHDTLQELLADPRVAKSAEHWSLFREGRLPEGWPLMTFITVPGMTTSDGTDHRRLRGLVSQALTPRRIAALAPAIEQLVAELLDGVAAADGAVDLRSAFAYPLPMHVIGTFLGLSKDEQDRLHELSNTVVSSSATPGAGAAAARELNALLAGVVAAKRAEPADDLTTALIAAREEQDRLSEAELIGTLLQLVVAGHETTLNLICNAVRALLTHPEQLRLVLDGEVGWSAVVEETLRWDSPVGQFPMRYATEDIRLGDLVIRAGEAMLASYAAAGRDADHYPEADRFDLTREARHLSLGHGPHFCIGSALARLEAETALRELFARFPGLRLAEGEEPKPIASFVSNSISSLRVHTS
- a CDS encoding ATP/GTP-binding protein, encoding MASVSSVEPSYLPATVQGAVKILVTGPFGVGKTTLVASLSEIAPLRTEETMTAAGAGVDDLTGRPDKTTTTVALDFGRITLSEQLALYLFGTPGQQRFWPLWEDLSRGALGAIALVDTRRIEECFDVLGLLEEQRIPFVVAVNVFPDTPDHPEEELRAALDLLPGVPILSCDVRDADAAHHLLVAFVEHLHAGTLEPS
- a CDS encoding DUF742 domain-containing protein, translating into MRRGPVRPYVITGGRSRASRNVLEFESLVRTVPGAAVDPTALNREQQSILAMCRELLSIAEVAAHLGLPISVLKVLVGDLLDLGAVQVLPPVRQAERVPLTLLEEVLVGLRQLR
- a CDS encoding roadblock/LC7 domain-containing protein translates to MTTNPDLGWMLTDIVSVPEVQHAVVVSNDGLEMGRSPQIGRDDAERLAAACSGLQSLSRGVASGFGDGPTRQIIIEYGGGYLFVVAAGAGTHLAVVAGESVDAGLVAYQMQMLVERIGSHLSVAPRQEHAAAGDLR